A region of the Mangifera indica cultivar Alphonso chromosome 10, CATAS_Mindica_2.1, whole genome shotgun sequence genome:
TCAGTTAGTTTTCGGAttattttgaacacccctactttttttaatttgtcataTCATTATCATAACTATGGTCTTTTGCATTAGTTACTTACAAAGGTTTTTTGTAGGGTTGGATATAGGGTTGAAAACAAGTTTTGCTTAAACGAGCTTGATTTAAATGAATCTGAAACAAGTTTGGTGCTTGTAAACTTGAGTTCGAGCTTAaacttaaaagttaaatattttcaaactcaagtttaagagTTGTTTGGACTGTCAAACTCGTGAGctagaaaaaatttgatactaCTTGACTAGACCGATATTGATTTGACCAACACATATtaatgacgttattttaatttttttttatttgttacaaTATCGAGTTGAGCTTAAAGCTCAGCTCAACTTGAATCTAAGCCTAGTTCGATGTGTGTTAAGCTAGTTTGGTCTTGAGTtggtgtttgatttgaataaatcaaattcaagttggAGTGGCTCCACCTTAAACATATCAAACTCGAAAAGAATTGGTCATGATTTTCATACCCAAACCCTAAATCTAACAATAAAATGAATCCACTATTATCATATTTGATTAATCATGCCATCAATCGAAGAATAGCTCACCTGTCTTACCATTGCGTTGTCAGCTGTTTGGGTGTGTCGACACTGTTGACTATTTGAGTGTGTTGTTGTTAGCTATTCTCGGTGATTTTCACAAGTATGGAGCGTTTGATTTGAGAAAATGTTACTTCACTTGATTTTTCATGTCGTCGGCTTCAATGGTTCATGATTGCTTATGTTGGTTCTTGTGTGAACAGTGTGCACAGTGGTTTTTTTGGGCCTCAACAGGTTTTGTGGTATAAATGCTAACATTTTAAACGTGCGATATTTTTGTATAGACATTGACTCAGcggcaaaattttaaattttccattttttttatctgttctcatgaattttttttatgtttgatgactcttcttcttcttttttgatgttgctaaatttttatttgaattgaatttaagttaatctTTATTTACgcttagtttgaattcaattttaaatttttgtattgatACCTCCACGATAATTTGAGAGAAAAGACACCACAATATTAATTATCCCCGCAAatctctttttttcaattttggtaCGGTGATAGAATATGTCTCATAAGTGAGGCAATTAAAGGTTCAAATTGCACTTGGCTCTACCCTACATGCACGACTCTTCAACTTGATCTCTTCACTTCTTCCCACATTAATCTTCCACAAAACTTTCTGTCTCTAAAGATGAACAATAAGCATTCTTTCCCGggttttattttgttcatgCAGTCGCGTATTGTTTCCAGAGTGAATTTCTTCTGGATTCATCTCTTTTACTACCTAACTATCTCTTCTGTAGGTTACTTAGCGTTAAGGGTCACCAAGCCAAGAACTGCGCCCTCTTTTCAGCCTGAAAACTTGGACTTATTCTTCACTTCTGTGTCCGCAATGACAAATTCTAGCATGTCAACCGTCGAAATGGAGGTTTTCTCCAATCTTCAACTCGTTTTTATGACCATCCTGATGTTCATAGGTGCGGAGGTTTTCGTCTCCTGGCTTGAACTTCATCTAAAATCTAAACTTCCCAGAAAAAGACCCATTGAAAACGACATAACTGAACTTGGTTTAGCCACCTTATCAAGTCCACAAAACGAGAATTccacaaaaaataatttcaagcGTTCACTCGATAATTCCATCAAGATTTTGGGCTATGTTATATTAGGTTATCTTGTAGTAGTTCTTGTAGGCGGAACCAGTGTATTTTTACTTTACGTTAGCCTCGTTGAAAGTGCAACAGAAATTCTAAAACGCAAAGGTCTTCACCCAGTAACATTTTCTGTGTTCACAATCGTTTCTACTTTCTCAAACTGTGGTTTCGTCCCCACAAATGAAAATATGATCGTTTTCAGGAAGAATTCAGGTCTTCTTTGGGTTCTAATGCCGCAGGTTCTCCTTGGAAACACATTGTTTCCATCTTGCCTGTGGCTTGTCATCAGGGTTTTGAGTAAAATCACAAGACGAGTGGAGTTTGAAAACATGTTGAGAAATCACAAAGAGATGGGATATTTTTATCTGTTGTCTGGTGTTCATTCTTGTTATCTTGGAGCAACTGTTTTTGGGTTGTTGTTTGTGCAGTTTGTCTTGTTTTGTTCCCTGGAATGGAATTCGGCAGCCATGGATGGTCTAAGTATCTACCAGAAAGTGGTTGGTTCTTTATTTGAAGTGGTTAATTCGAGGTACACAGGCGAATATGTGTTCGATCTCTCCATACTTTCTTCGGCTGTGCTGGTGCTCTTTATTGTTATGATGTAAGTTCTtcactcttttctttctctttctctctttttttttttaagttatacacgtatataatttttatcagataattaattacataaataatatatatatatatattatattataattaaatattaattttatttttaatttaaaatcatttaattatataataatatatcatttgtgtaactaattatacaaacaaaaatatatatacataattttattgtttttcatcatAATTGAAGGTAAATATGTAAGTGTGAAAGAAAGTGTCATCTTTAGTTGCATTTTTGTCAAACTAAACCTTATGGATATTCTATTGCATTTAGCGCACCAACAATTGGTTTAAGTCCATGAGCCTACCCTAAGAGGGCTAGATGAGGGTGAGGTTTCCTATCCGCCTAATTGAAGAGGAGGCAGTTGGGCATAAAGTCTATCGTCGGAGGGTTGGGTGTGAGATCCATCCTTAGAGatccaaattaaaaaagagtATCATGTTGACCCAAGTTATAAGGTAAATTACTGAGTTTAAGATTTTAGAGGTGTTGAATTAGTGACTCCACGAGTTT
Encoded here:
- the LOC123227371 gene encoding sodium transporter HKT1-like isoform X1: MNNKHSFPGFILFMQSRIVSRVNFFWIHLFYYLTISSVGYLALRVTKPRTAPSFQPENLDLFFTSVSAMTNSSMSTVEMEVFSNLQLVFMTILMFIGAEVFVSWLELHLKSKLPRKRPIENDITELGLATLSSPQNENSTKNNFKRSLDNSIKILGYVILGYLVVVLVGGTSVFLLYVSLVESATEILKRKGLHPVTFSVFTIVSTFSNCGFVPTNENMIVFRKNSGLLWVLMPQVLLGNTLFPSCLWLVIRVLSKITRRVEFENMLRNHKEMGYFYLLSGVHSCYLGATVFGLLFVQFVLFCSLEWNSAAMDGLSIYQKVVGSLFEVVNSRYTGEYVFDLSILSSAVLVLFIVMMYLPPSISFLPRRYQEEDSRKCQLRENDKKKSFMESLILSQLSYLAISIIIICITERDRIKNDPLNFNVLNITFEVISAYGNVGFSTGYSCKRQLKRESFCKDTSYGFVGRWSAGGKLMLIIVMFFGRLKRFNMNGGKSWKLS
- the LOC123227371 gene encoding sodium transporter HKT1-like isoform X2, whose amino-acid sequence is MNNKHSFPGFILFMQSRIVSRVNFFWIHLFYYLTISSVGYLALRVTKPRTAPSFQPENLDLFFTSVSAMTNSSMSTVEMEVFSNLQLVFMTILMFIGAEVFVSWLELHLKSKLPRKRPIENDITELGLATLSSPQNENSTKNNFKRSLDNSIKILGYVILGYLVVVLVGGTSVFLLYVSLVESATEILKRKGLHPVTFSVFTIVSTFSNCGFVPTNENMIVFRKNSGLLWVLMPQVLLGNTLFPSCLWLVIRVLSKITRRVEFENMLRNHKEMGYFYLLSGVHSCYLGATVFGLLFVQFVLFCSLEWNSAAMDGLSIYQKVVGSLFEVVNSRYTGEYVFDLSILSSAVLVLFIVMIAYGNVGFSTGYSCKRQLKRESFCKDTSYGFVGRWSAGGKLMLIIVMFFGRLKRFNMNGGKSWKLS